In a genomic window of Curtobacterium flaccumfaciens pv. betae:
- a CDS encoding glutamate synthase subunit beta, whose translation MADPKGFLKVQERELPPRRPVPVRLMDWKEVYEQQESGVLKRQAGRCMDCGVPFCHQGCPLGNLIPEWNDLTWRGEGRQAIERLHETNNFPEFTGRLCPAPCESSCVLGINQPPVTIKQVEVSIIDQAFQNGWVTPHPPERLTGKTVAVVGSGPAGLAAAQQLTRAGHTVAVYERDDRIGGLLRYGIPDFKMEKRQIDARLAQMQAEGTRFRAGVEVGRDITWDDLKSRYDAVVVATGATVPRDLPIPGRDLEGVHFAMDYLVQQNKANAGTTVDNQITAEGKHVVVIGGGDTGADCIGTAHRQGALSVTNLAIGKQPPLERPSDQPWPMFPTVFEITSAHEEGGERHFLASTVEFLSNDAGEVRALRVAETEYLDGRRVPKAGSEREIPADLVLIAMGFTGPESDTIEPQLGLPTTVSGALDRRADYATNEAGVFVAGDAGRGQSLIVWAIAEGRAAAAQVDEYLEGSTILPAPVKATDRAISV comes from the coding sequence GTGGCTGACCCCAAGGGATTCCTGAAGGTCCAGGAACGCGAACTCCCGCCCCGGCGACCCGTGCCCGTGCGGCTCATGGACTGGAAAGAGGTCTACGAGCAGCAGGAGTCCGGTGTCCTGAAGCGCCAGGCCGGCCGCTGCATGGACTGCGGCGTGCCGTTCTGCCACCAGGGCTGCCCGCTCGGCAACCTGATCCCGGAGTGGAACGACCTGACCTGGCGCGGTGAGGGCCGGCAGGCGATCGAGCGCCTGCACGAGACGAACAACTTCCCGGAGTTCACGGGTCGGCTCTGCCCCGCCCCGTGCGAGTCGTCGTGCGTGCTCGGCATCAACCAGCCCCCTGTGACGATCAAGCAGGTCGAGGTCTCGATCATCGACCAGGCGTTCCAGAACGGCTGGGTCACGCCGCACCCGCCGGAGCGCCTGACGGGCAAGACCGTCGCCGTCGTGGGCTCCGGCCCCGCCGGACTCGCCGCCGCGCAGCAGCTCACGCGTGCCGGCCACACCGTCGCCGTCTACGAGCGGGACGACCGCATCGGCGGCCTGCTCCGCTACGGCATCCCGGACTTCAAGATGGAGAAGCGCCAGATCGACGCGCGCCTCGCCCAGATGCAGGCCGAGGGCACCCGGTTCCGTGCCGGGGTCGAGGTCGGCAGGGACATCACCTGGGACGACCTGAAGTCGCGCTACGACGCGGTCGTCGTCGCCACCGGTGCCACGGTGCCGCGCGACCTGCCGATCCCGGGGCGCGATCTCGAGGGCGTGCACTTCGCCATGGACTACCTGGTCCAGCAGAACAAGGCGAACGCGGGCACGACGGTCGACAACCAGATCACGGCCGAGGGCAAGCACGTCGTCGTCATCGGCGGCGGCGACACCGGCGCGGACTGCATCGGTACCGCCCACCGCCAGGGCGCGTTGAGCGTGACGAACCTGGCGATCGGCAAGCAGCCGCCGCTCGAGCGTCCGTCCGACCAGCCGTGGCCGATGTTCCCGACCGTGTTCGAGATCACGAGCGCCCACGAAGAGGGCGGCGAGCGGCACTTCCTCGCCTCCACCGTCGAGTTCCTGTCGAACGACGCCGGCGAGGTCCGAGCACTGCGGGTCGCCGAGACCGAGTACCTCGACGGCCGACGGGTCCCGAAGGCGGGCAGCGAGCGGGAGATCCCGGCCGACCTCGTCCTCATCGCGATGGGCTTCACCGGCCCCGAGTCGGACACGATCGAGCCGCAGCTCGGTCTGCCGACCACGGTCTCCGGGGCGCTCGACCGCCGTGCCGACTACGCGACCAACGAGGCCGGCGTGTTCGTCGCCGGCGACGCGGGTCGTGGGCAGTCGCTCATCGTGTGGGCGATCGCCGAGGGCCGTGCCGCGGCCGCACAGGTCGACGAGTACCTCGAGGGCTCCACGATCCTGCCGGCACCGGTCAAGGCGACCGACCGGGCGATCTCCGTCTGA
- the gltB gene encoding glutamate synthase large subunit, translating to MALQPTQPSAPTSLVPPHRRFSAIPDATGMYDPANEKDACGLAMVATLRGTPGHDIVDAALGALRNLEHRGAVGSDAGTGDGAGILCQVPDEFLRAVVPFELPAAGEYAVGTAYLPLDDDARHAVKGAVERLAREEGLKVLGWREVPVRPEVLGTLARAAMPAFEQLFVASIRHDVHGASWSGIALDRQAFRLRKRAEHDNDLYFMSLSSRTMVYKGMVTTLQLEPFYPDLSDERFASKLAIVHSRYSTNTFPSWPLAQPFRTIAHNGEINTVRGNRNWMRARQSQLESELLGDMTPLLPIVSPGASDSASFDEVLELLTLTGRTLPHAVSMMVPEAWENQVGMDPDLRAFYEYHSMLMEPWDGPAAITFTDGSLVGATLDRNGLRPGRFLVTDDGLIVMGSETGVIDVPAAKVVRKGRLRPGRMFLVDTEAGRIIEDDEVKRELAASGPWGDWLEAGRINLNDLPEREHIVHTPASVTRRQRAFGYTEEEVRILLRPMAAAGAEPLGAMGSDTPIAVLSERPRLLFDYFTQQFAQVTNPPLDSIREQVITSMGMGLGPERNLLSAGPEHAKQITLDFPVIDNDQLAKVQHFETESGRHLTVTIKGLYRVDAGKKAMQKRIAAVCDEVDAAIESGKQFIVLSDRDGNSEQAPVPSLLLLAAVHHHLIRTEQRMKVGLIVEAGDVREVHHVATLIGYGASAINPYLAMETCENLVRAGMIPGITPEQAVKNVIKALGKGVLKIMSKMGISTVSSYAGAQAFEAVGLSQEFVDKYFTGTSSILGGVDIDVIAKENAERHAQAYPQDGAVLSHERLQIGGEYQWRRQGPPHLFNPDTVFRLQHATRARRYDIFREYSSAVDDQSEQLMTLRGLFRFKQGARKPIALDEVESIESIVKRFNTGAMSYGSISKEAHETLAIAMNRLGGRSNTGEGGEDVDRLLDPERRSAIKQVASGRFGVTSMYLTHATDIQLKMAQGAKPGEGGQLPPAKVYPWVARTRHATAGVGLISPPPHHDIYSIEDLKQLIFDVKRANPAARVHVKLVSQSGIGAVAAGVTKALADVVLVSGHDGGTGASPLNSLKHAGTPWEIGLAETQQTLMLNGMRDRVVVQVDGQMKTGRDVVVAALLGAEEYGFATAPLVVEGCILMRVCHLDTCPVGVATQNPELRKRFSGKPEFVVNFFEFIAQEVRELLAELGFRSLDEAIGQTDALDVDRAVEHWKASGLDLAPVLKGPHFDDAEPRRHHREQDHELDQHFDVQLIQQTADVLDHGGSIALDLPIRNTERAVGTMLGHQVTLRHGEHGLPNGSIDVTLRGSAGQSLGAFLPAGITLRLIGDSNDYVGKGLSGGQIVVRPDAGSGFDPAENVIAGNVIGYGATQGSMFIRGIVGERFLVRNSGATAVVEGVGDHALEYMTGGLALILGETGRNLGAGMSGGTAYVRGLREEHVNTDALASGELRLEALDSADVEIVTDLLTRHADETGSTLASDLLASGDLSDFVKVLPRDYAAVLETRRQAVDEGLDPDGDIVWNRIMEVTGG from the coding sequence ATGGCGCTCCAGCCAACCCAGCCCTCGGCACCGACGAGCCTCGTGCCGCCGCACCGCCGCTTCTCCGCGATCCCGGACGCCACGGGCATGTACGACCCGGCGAACGAGAAGGACGCCTGCGGACTCGCGATGGTCGCGACCCTGCGCGGCACACCCGGTCACGACATCGTCGACGCCGCACTCGGTGCGCTCCGGAACCTCGAGCACCGCGGTGCCGTGGGCTCCGACGCGGGCACCGGTGACGGCGCGGGCATCCTGTGCCAGGTGCCCGACGAGTTCCTCCGGGCCGTCGTGCCCTTCGAGCTGCCGGCCGCGGGGGAGTACGCCGTCGGTACCGCCTACCTGCCCCTGGACGACGACGCGCGCCACGCGGTGAAGGGTGCCGTCGAGCGGCTCGCCCGCGAAGAGGGCCTGAAGGTCCTCGGGTGGCGCGAGGTCCCGGTGCGTCCGGAGGTCCTCGGCACGCTCGCCCGTGCCGCGATGCCGGCGTTCGAGCAGCTGTTCGTCGCCTCCATCCGGCACGACGTGCACGGTGCCTCGTGGAGCGGCATCGCGCTCGACCGCCAGGCCTTCCGGCTCCGCAAGCGCGCCGAGCACGACAACGACCTGTACTTCATGTCGCTGTCGAGCCGCACCATGGTCTACAAGGGCATGGTCACGACGCTCCAGCTCGAGCCGTTCTACCCGGACCTCAGCGACGAGCGCTTCGCGTCGAAGCTCGCGATCGTGCACTCGCGCTACTCCACCAACACGTTCCCGTCGTGGCCGCTCGCGCAGCCGTTCCGGACGATCGCCCACAACGGTGAGATCAACACCGTGCGCGGCAACCGCAACTGGATGCGCGCCCGCCAGTCGCAGCTCGAGAGCGAACTGCTCGGCGACATGACCCCGCTCCTGCCCATCGTGAGCCCGGGGGCGAGCGACTCGGCCTCGTTCGACGAGGTCCTCGAGCTGCTGACCCTGACCGGCCGGACCCTGCCGCACGCCGTGTCGATGATGGTGCCAGAGGCGTGGGAGAACCAGGTCGGGATGGACCCGGACCTCCGCGCGTTCTACGAGTACCACTCGATGCTCATGGAGCCGTGGGACGGCCCCGCTGCGATCACCTTCACCGACGGCTCGCTCGTCGGCGCCACCCTCGACCGCAACGGCCTGCGCCCCGGACGCTTCCTGGTCACGGACGACGGCCTCATCGTGATGGGCTCCGAGACCGGGGTCATCGACGTGCCGGCCGCCAAGGTCGTGCGCAAGGGGCGCCTGCGTCCGGGCCGGATGTTCCTGGTGGACACCGAGGCCGGCCGCATCATCGAGGACGACGAGGTCAAGCGCGAACTCGCCGCCTCGGGTCCCTGGGGTGACTGGCTCGAAGCCGGCCGCATCAACCTCAACGACCTGCCGGAGCGCGAGCACATCGTGCACACCCCGGCCTCGGTCACCCGTCGGCAGCGCGCGTTCGGGTACACCGAAGAAGAGGTCCGGATCCTGCTGCGCCCGATGGCGGCAGCGGGGGCCGAACCCCTCGGCGCGATGGGCTCGGACACCCCGATCGCCGTGCTGTCGGAGCGTCCGCGACTGCTCTTCGACTACTTCACGCAGCAGTTCGCGCAGGTGACCAACCCGCCGCTCGACTCGATTCGTGAGCAGGTCATCACCTCGATGGGGATGGGGCTCGGTCCGGAGCGCAACCTGCTTTCCGCCGGTCCGGAGCACGCGAAGCAGATTACGCTCGACTTCCCGGTGATCGACAACGACCAGCTCGCCAAGGTCCAGCACTTCGAGACCGAGTCGGGTCGCCACCTGACCGTCACGATCAAGGGCCTGTACCGCGTCGACGCCGGCAAGAAGGCGATGCAGAAGCGCATCGCCGCCGTGTGCGACGAGGTCGACGCCGCGATCGAGTCCGGCAAGCAGTTCATCGTGCTGTCCGACCGCGACGGCAACTCCGAGCAGGCACCGGTGCCGAGCCTCCTGCTCCTCGCCGCGGTCCACCACCACCTGATCCGCACCGAGCAGCGCATGAAGGTCGGGCTCATCGTCGAGGCCGGCGACGTGCGCGAGGTCCACCACGTGGCGACCCTCATCGGGTACGGCGCCTCGGCGATCAACCCGTACCTGGCGATGGAGACCTGCGAGAACCTGGTCCGCGCCGGCATGATCCCCGGGATCACCCCGGAGCAGGCCGTCAAGAACGTCATCAAGGCGCTCGGCAAGGGCGTGCTGAAGATCATGTCGAAGATGGGCATCTCCACGGTGTCCAGCTACGCCGGTGCGCAGGCGTTCGAGGCCGTCGGGCTCAGCCAGGAGTTCGTCGACAAGTACTTCACGGGCACCTCGTCGATCCTGGGCGGCGTCGACATCGACGTCATCGCCAAGGAGAACGCCGAGCGGCACGCCCAGGCGTACCCGCAGGACGGTGCCGTGCTCTCGCACGAGCGGCTGCAGATCGGTGGCGAGTACCAGTGGCGCCGTCAGGGCCCGCCGCACCTGTTCAACCCGGACACGGTGTTCCGCCTGCAGCACGCCACACGTGCCCGCCGGTACGACATCTTCCGCGAGTACTCGAGCGCCGTGGACGACCAGTCCGAGCAGCTCATGACGCTCCGCGGGCTGTTCCGGTTCAAGCAGGGCGCCCGGAAGCCCATCGCGCTCGACGAGGTCGAGTCGATCGAGTCGATCGTCAAGCGGTTCAACACCGGTGCGATGTCCTACGGGTCCATCTCGAAGGAGGCCCACGAGACGCTCGCCATCGCGATGAACCGGCTCGGTGGGCGATCGAACACGGGCGAGGGCGGCGAGGACGTCGACCGGCTCCTCGACCCCGAGCGCCGCAGCGCGATCAAGCAGGTCGCCTCCGGCCGGTTCGGCGTGACGAGCATGTACCTCACGCACGCCACCGACATCCAGCTCAAGATGGCGCAGGGCGCGAAGCCCGGCGAGGGCGGTCAGCTGCCCCCGGCGAAGGTCTACCCGTGGGTGGCCCGCACCCGGCACGCCACCGCGGGCGTCGGCCTCATCTCGCCGCCGCCGCACCACGACATCTACTCCATCGAGGACCTCAAGCAGCTGATCTTCGACGTCAAGCGCGCCAACCCGGCCGCCCGCGTCCACGTGAAGCTCGTGAGCCAGTCCGGCATCGGTGCGGTAGCAGCCGGTGTGACGAAGGCCCTGGCCGACGTCGTGCTCGTGTCCGGCCACGACGGCGGCACCGGCGCGAGCCCGCTGAACTCGCTCAAGCACGCCGGCACCCCGTGGGAGATCGGCCTGGCCGAGACCCAGCAGACGCTCATGCTGAACGGCATGCGCGACCGCGTCGTCGTGCAGGTCGACGGGCAGATGAAGACCGGGCGCGACGTCGTCGTGGCCGCGTTGCTCGGTGCCGAGGAGTACGGCTTCGCGACCGCGCCGCTCGTGGTCGAGGGCTGCATCCTGATGCGCGTCTGCCACCTGGACACCTGCCCGGTCGGCGTCGCCACGCAGAACCCCGAGCTCCGCAAGCGGTTCTCCGGCAAGCCCGAGTTCGTCGTGAACTTCTTCGAGTTCATCGCGCAGGAGGTCCGCGAGCTCCTCGCCGAGCTCGGCTTCCGCAGCCTCGACGAGGCCATCGGGCAGACCGACGCGCTCGACGTCGACCGTGCCGTCGAGCACTGGAAGGCCTCGGGGCTCGACCTCGCGCCCGTGCTCAAGGGACCGCACTTCGACGACGCCGAACCGCGCCGCCACCACCGCGAGCAGGACCACGAGCTGGACCAGCACTTCGACGTGCAGCTCATCCAGCAGACCGCGGACGTGCTCGACCACGGCGGTTCGATCGCGCTCGACCTGCCCATCCGCAACACCGAGCGCGCCGTCGGCACCATGCTCGGCCACCAGGTGACCCTGCGACACGGCGAGCACGGTCTGCCGAACGGTTCGATCGACGTGACGCTGCGCGGTTCCGCCGGGCAGTCGCTCGGCGCGTTCCTGCCGGCGGGCATCACGCTGCGACTCATCGGCGACAGCAACGACTACGTCGGCAAGGGGCTCTCCGGCGGCCAGATCGTCGTCCGCCCCGACGCCGGTTCGGGCTTCGACCCCGCCGAGAACGTCATCGCCGGCAACGTCATCGGGTACGGCGCCACCCAGGGCAGCATGTTCATCCGCGGCATCGTGGGCGAGCGGTTCCTGGTGCGGAACTCCGGTGCCACGGCCGTCGTCGAGGGCGTGGGCGACCACGCGCTCGAGTACATGACGGGCGGGCTCGCGCTCATCCTCGGCGAGACCGGCCGGAACCTCGGTGCCGGCATGTCCGGTGGGACGGCGTACGTCCGTGGGCTCCGCGAGGAGCACGTCAACACCGACGCCCTGGCGTCCGGCGAACTCCGGCTCGAGGCGCTCGACAGCGCCGACGTCGAGATCGTCACCGACCTGCTCACCCGGCACGCCGACGAGACGGGGTCGACGCTCGCGTCCGACCTGCTGGCGTCCGGAGACCTGAGCGACTTCGTCAAGGTGCTGCCGCGCGACTACGCGGCGGTGCTCGAGACGCGCAGACAGGCCGTCGACGAGGGGCTCGACCCCGACGGTGACATCGTTTGGAATCGGATCATGGAGGTGACCGGTGGCTGA
- the lgt gene encoding prolipoprotein diacylglyceryl transferase — translation MPLLSIPSPSTAWQYFDLTAWLRDAFGWSLPLDFRIHAYAICILIGIVAAVVLANRRLNARGVERWIIIDIAIWAVPAGIIGGRLFHVFTHVSDYFGPGIDPLSFLYIWEGGLAIFGALILGSVGAWIGCRQVGLRFTSFIDAVVPGVLLAQAFGRLGNYFNQELFGMPTSLPWGLEIDSSNAAFPKGLPEGTLFHPTFLYEIIWNVLGVVVILFLARKFTLQWGKVLGLYLIWYGAGRSVLESIRVDTSETFFGVRTNVWVALTAVVIGILIFVVQSRRHTGKEPSPYLPGRGPRPTSVVDSEDTFSEHDDDAADGVTSDEPVTTTR, via the coding sequence ATGCCCCTCCTGAGCATCCCGAGCCCGAGCACCGCCTGGCAGTACTTCGACCTGACCGCCTGGCTGCGCGACGCGTTCGGCTGGTCGCTGCCCCTCGACTTCCGCATCCACGCGTACGCGATCTGCATCCTGATCGGGATCGTGGCCGCGGTCGTCCTGGCGAACCGCCGACTCAACGCCCGCGGCGTCGAGCGCTGGATCATCATCGACATCGCGATCTGGGCCGTGCCCGCCGGCATCATCGGCGGTCGCCTCTTCCACGTGTTCACCCACGTGTCCGACTACTTCGGCCCCGGCATCGACCCGCTGTCCTTCCTGTACATCTGGGAGGGCGGGCTCGCCATCTTCGGCGCGCTCATCCTCGGGTCGGTCGGCGCGTGGATCGGCTGCCGCCAGGTGGGCCTGCGCTTCACGTCGTTCATCGACGCCGTGGTGCCGGGCGTCCTGCTCGCACAGGCGTTCGGCCGCCTGGGCAACTACTTCAACCAGGAGCTCTTCGGCATGCCGACGAGCCTGCCCTGGGGCCTCGAGATCGACTCGAGCAACGCCGCGTTCCCGAAGGGTCTGCCCGAGGGCACGCTGTTCCACCCGACGTTCCTGTACGAGATCATCTGGAACGTCCTCGGTGTCGTCGTCATCCTGTTCCTCGCGCGCAAGTTCACGCTGCAGTGGGGCAAGGTCCTCGGCCTGTACCTGATCTGGTACGGCGCCGGACGCTCGGTGCTCGAGTCCATCCGCGTCGACACGAGCGAGACCTTCTTCGGGGTCCGCACCAACGTGTGGGTGGCCCTCACCGCGGTCGTCATCGGCATCCTGATCTTCGTGGTGCAGAGCCGCCGGCACACCGGCAAGGAGCCGAGCCCGTACCTGCCGGGTCGCGGGCCCCGTCCGACCTCCGTTGTAGACTCCGAGGACACCTTCTCGGAGCACGACGACGACGCAGCAGACGGCGTCACGAGCGACGAACCGGTCACGACCACTCGCTGA
- the trpA gene encoding tryptophan synthase subunit alpha: protein MTTNRTVATTIDTANAERAGAVVGYLPAGYPNLQTSVDAAVALAENGVDVIEFGLPYSDPVMDGPVIQRAAEESLANGFRVAQVFDAVQQITERADVPVLVMTYWNPVLRYGVDRFADDLVAAGAAGLITPDLIPDEASAWTEASERTGLDRVFLAAPSSSDERMRQAVEASRGFVYAVSTMGVTGARAGVDVAARTVVSRLRDAGVERTCVGLGISTAEQVGEVLEYADGAIVGSAFVRALADLGVQGVADRAADLATGARRR, encoded by the coding sequence GTGACCACGAACCGGACCGTCGCCACGACGATCGACACCGCCAACGCCGAGCGCGCCGGAGCCGTCGTCGGCTACCTGCCCGCCGGGTACCCGAACCTGCAGACGAGCGTCGACGCAGCCGTCGCCCTCGCCGAGAACGGCGTGGACGTCATCGAGTTCGGCCTGCCGTACTCGGACCCGGTGATGGACGGCCCCGTGATCCAGCGGGCGGCCGAGGAGAGCCTGGCGAACGGCTTCCGGGTCGCACAGGTCTTCGACGCCGTGCAGCAGATCACCGAGCGGGCCGACGTGCCGGTGCTCGTCATGACGTACTGGAACCCGGTGCTGCGCTACGGCGTGGACCGCTTCGCCGACGACCTCGTCGCCGCCGGAGCCGCCGGCCTCATCACGCCCGACCTCATCCCCGACGAGGCCTCCGCGTGGACCGAGGCCTCCGAGCGGACCGGGCTCGACCGGGTCTTCCTCGCGGCACCGTCCTCGTCGGACGAGCGCATGCGCCAGGCGGTCGAGGCCAGCCGTGGGTTCGTCTACGCCGTCTCCACGATGGGTGTGACCGGTGCCCGGGCCGGGGTCGACGTCGCCGCACGCACGGTGGTGTCGCGCCTGCGCGACGCCGGGGTCGAGCGCACCTGCGTGGGTCTCGGGATCTCGACGGCCGAGCAGGTCGGCGAGGTGCTCGAGTACGCCGACGGCGCCATCGTCGGGTCCGCGTTCGTCCGCGCGCTGGCCGACCTCGGTGTGCAGGGTGTGGCCGACCGTGCCGCCGACCTCGCCACCGGCGCCCGCCGCCGCTAG